A window from Candidatus Rickettsiella viridis encodes these proteins:
- the acnB gene encoding bifunctional aconitate hydratase 2/2-methylisocitrate dehydratase produces the protein MSSTTQFLKAYEQHVQLRVREGIAPLPLSAEQVVELVELLKNPPQDAQGSFLVELLSQRIAPGVDPAAYVKAAFLAALAKGETKSPFIDPIQAVELLGTMLGGYNVPILIELLDHPSLADTAAKQLSHTLLMFDACYDVIEKANAGNLFAKQVIEAWATAAWFTSKVEVSHKITVSVFKVPGEINTDDLSLATEAWSRPDIPLHSLEMLRNRMPEALETINDLKSKGYPVAFVGDVVGTGSSRKSAINSVLWHMGEPIPFVPNKHRGGIILGGKIAPIFRTTAEDSGAFPIEVDVSQLNTGDVIQIYPYEGRITDEQGLEIAQFEVNPSLLDAVRAGGRIPLIIGRSLTDKVCEAMGLPFSNAFYRPKIAQESAKGFTLAQKMVGKACGLVGIRPGTYCEPKISAVGSQDTTGPMTRDELKELACLGFSADLVMQSFCHTAAYPKPVDIETQHSLPDFFSSRGGIVLRPGDGIIHSWLNRMLLPDTVGTGGDSHTRFPIGISFPGGSGVVAFAAAMGVMPLTMPESVLVRFTGQIQPGITLRDLVNAIPYVALQRGLLTLASKNKENIFSGRILEIEGLPDLKVEQAFEFADASAERSANGCTVRLNKEPVIEYLNSNISLLKWMIANGYQDTRSLQRRIDAMQNWLLNPMLLEPDTDAEYAEVIDIDLNQITEPLLACPNDPDNIKPLSEVAKTKVDEVFIGSCMTNIGHYRAAGSLLKNVGGHLPSILWIAPPTKMDAHQLMQEGYYAVYGSVGARTEMPGCSLCMGNQARVQDGATVVSTSTRNFPNRMGKGANVYLASAELSAITATLGYLPSAEEYKEKIQFINTMADDLYRYLNFDQMADYQTVSKEVGVLADK, from the coding sequence GCAGCTTTCCTTGCAGCTTTGGCTAAAGGAGAAACAAAATCCCCTTTTATAGACCCTATTCAGGCAGTTGAATTATTGGGGACCATGTTAGGTGGTTATAATGTCCCTATTCTTATCGAATTACTTGATCATCCTAGCTTAGCAGATACGGCAGCGAAACAGCTGTCGCATACCTTATTGATGTTTGACGCCTGCTACGATGTGATAGAAAAAGCCAATGCCGGCAATTTATTTGCTAAGCAGGTTATAGAGGCTTGGGCAACCGCCGCATGGTTTACTTCTAAGGTTGAAGTCTCTCATAAAATAACCGTATCGGTCTTTAAAGTGCCAGGCGAAATTAATACCGATGACCTATCTCTAGCTACTGAAGCTTGGAGCCGGCCTGATATTCCACTACATAGTTTAGAAATGTTGCGTAACCGCATGCCAGAAGCGCTAGAAACAATCAACGATTTAAAATCCAAGGGTTACCCTGTTGCTTTTGTAGGCGACGTTGTGGGAACTGGTTCATCCCGTAAATCAGCGATTAATTCGGTATTATGGCATATGGGAGAACCGATTCCCTTTGTACCTAACAAACATCGTGGCGGTATCATTCTAGGTGGAAAAATTGCCCCAATTTTTCGTACAACCGCTGAAGATTCTGGCGCTTTTCCTATAGAAGTAGATGTTAGTCAATTAAATACGGGCGATGTTATCCAGATTTATCCTTACGAGGGCCGGATAACCGATGAGCAAGGGTTAGAAATAGCACAATTTGAAGTCAACCCCTCGTTACTTGATGCAGTACGTGCCGGCGGCCGAATTCCTTTAATTATTGGACGATCCTTGACAGATAAAGTCTGTGAAGCAATGGGATTGCCTTTTTCGAATGCTTTTTATAGGCCAAAAATTGCCCAAGAAAGTGCAAAAGGATTTACTTTAGCGCAGAAAATGGTGGGTAAAGCCTGTGGTTTAGTTGGTATACGTCCAGGTACTTATTGCGAACCTAAGATATCTGCCGTCGGTTCCCAAGATACAACGGGTCCGATGACGCGCGATGAGCTTAAAGAACTGGCTTGTTTAGGATTTTCAGCCGATTTGGTTATGCAAAGTTTTTGTCATACAGCGGCTTACCCCAAACCGGTTGATATTGAAACACAACATAGCTTACCGGATTTCTTTTCTTCACGTGGTGGTATTGTTTTGCGTCCTGGTGATGGCATTATCCATTCCTGGCTTAACCGGATGTTGTTACCCGATACCGTAGGTACAGGTGGCGATTCACATACGCGTTTTCCAATTGGGATTAGTTTTCCTGGTGGTTCAGGTGTTGTTGCTTTTGCGGCAGCGATGGGTGTGATGCCTTTGACAATGCCAGAATCCGTATTGGTGAGATTTACAGGTCAAATACAACCTGGAATTACTTTACGAGATCTGGTGAATGCTATTCCCTATGTTGCGTTACAACGTGGTTTATTGACGCTAGCAAGTAAAAATAAAGAAAATATATTTTCGGGACGTATCTTAGAGATTGAAGGCCTACCTGATCTCAAAGTTGAACAAGCTTTCGAATTTGCTGATGCATCGGCAGAACGTTCAGCCAACGGGTGCACAGTACGGTTAAACAAAGAACCGGTCATTGAATATTTAAATTCCAATATTTCGTTATTAAAATGGATGATAGCCAATGGTTATCAAGATACACGTAGTTTGCAACGCCGTATTGATGCGATGCAAAATTGGTTGCTTAATCCCATGTTATTAGAACCCGATACTGATGCTGAATATGCAGAAGTGATTGATATCGATCTGAATCAAATTACAGAACCTTTATTAGCTTGTCCTAATGACCCAGATAATATTAAACCCTTATCAGAAGTAGCAAAGACCAAAGTAGATGAAGTTTTCATCGGTTCTTGCATGACAAATATAGGACATTATCGGGCAGCAGGAAGCTTATTAAAAAATGTTGGGGGTCATTTACCTAGTATTTTGTGGATAGCACCACCTACAAAAATGGATGCTCATCAGTTAATGCAAGAGGGCTATTATGCTGTTTATGGTTCAGTAGGTGCCCGAACTGAAATGCCTGGATGTTCATTATGTATGGGTAATCAAGCAAGAGTGCAGGATGGAGCGACAGTGGTTTCAACCTCAACACGAAATTTCCCTAATCGTATGGGCAAAGGTGCTAATGTTTACTTAGCTTCTGCAGAACTTTCTGCCATAACAGCAACCTTAGGTTATCTTCCTAGTGCAGAGGAATATAAAGAAAAAATACAGTTTATAAATACAATGGCCGATGATTTATACCGATACTTAAATTTTGATCAAATGGCAGATTATCAAACTGTTTCCAAGGAAGTTGGTGTATTAGCGGATAAGTAA
- a CDS encoding DUF190 domain-containing protein, which produces MKTMDIVVVRIYITEGSHLLNKIVDYLKLEAHIPGMSVFRAINGFGETENSTASLVDLSLSLPLIIEFFTADKGKVEKIVEDLSKFVKPGHIIFWDAKTTG; this is translated from the coding sequence ATGAAAACAATGGATATTGTTGTGGTGAGAATTTATATAACGGAAGGTTCTCATCTTTTAAATAAAATAGTTGATTACCTGAAATTGGAAGCCCATATTCCGGGGATGAGTGTATTTCGAGCCATTAATGGTTTTGGAGAAACTGAAAATTCTACCGCTTCGCTGGTCGATCTTTCTCTTAGCTTACCGCTTATTATCGAGTTTTTTACCGCTGATAAAGGCAAAGTAGAAAAAATAGTAGAGGATTTGAGTAAATTCGTAAAGCCAGGACATATTATTTTTTGGGATGCGAAAACCACAGGCTAA
- a CDS encoding SDR family NAD(P)-dependent oxidoreductase: MKSILILGASSSISKACAEIFAARGYLLFLAGRNLLELECLSKDLQIRFKTQVYYSYFDITAFVSHPDFFKKVLETIGSLYGVLMAVGSLDKKYPHTEIIAANFSGAVSILDICADYLASQKKGFIIGLSSVAGDRGRQSNYVYGASKAALTTYLQGLRNSLTSHQVHVLTVKLGLIDTKMTFGGSYPIFLAANPEKTGLKIIKALDKGKESVYIPKIWRIIMLIIRLIPEKIFKYIKI, translated from the coding sequence ATGAAGTCTATTTTAATTTTAGGTGCATCCTCTTCTATATCTAAAGCCTGCGCTGAAATTTTTGCAGCGCGTGGATACTTACTTTTCCTAGCAGGCCGTAATTTGCTTGAATTAGAGTGCCTATCCAAAGATTTACAAATACGATTCAAAACACAAGTTTATTATTCCTATTTTGATATAACGGCATTTGTCTCGCACCCAGATTTCTTCAAAAAAGTATTGGAGACAATAGGTAGTCTATATGGCGTATTAATGGCGGTGGGCTCCCTCGATAAAAAATATCCTCATACAGAAATTATTGCCGCTAATTTTTCAGGTGCTGTTTCAATATTAGATATTTGCGCTGATTACTTAGCCTCACAAAAAAAAGGATTTATCATTGGACTCAGTTCGGTGGCAGGCGACAGAGGACGTCAAAGTAATTATGTGTATGGCGCAAGCAAAGCGGCATTAACCACTTATTTACAAGGTCTACGTAATTCCTTAACTTCCCATCAAGTCCATGTACTCACGGTTAAATTGGGTTTAATCGATACCAAAATGACATTTGGCGGAAGCTACCCCATATTCTTAGCTGCTAACCCAGAAAAAACGGGTTTAAAAATCATCAAGGCCTTAGATAAAGGAAAAGAAAGTGTTTATATTCCGAAAATATGGCGCATCATTATGTTAATAATCCGATTGATTCCAGAAAAGATTTTTAAATATATAAAAATATAA
- a CDS encoding LysR substrate-binding domain-containing protein, producing the protein MRITLKQLEVFVAIAKSGNVSHAAKKMFLSQSACSMALATLEEQLEGSIFDRHGKQLFLNERGRSLLPKATTIISQIKELKDMMTENKKDNLSGQLVIGASKTIGNYLLPQLISEFTVEHQNIQIKLEIANTEVILSKLLSFHIDVALIEANCYSEKVNTYPWRKDELVIVASPKNPLSKKKKLTLSDIVNARWLLREASSQTRRKLEEAIGGKIRPFLELDDTEALKQATQAGLGISCLSRVVVGEHLKNNKLIELRTPFLNLSREFHILIHKEKYQSIIISEFLKKCA; encoded by the coding sequence ATGCGTATAACTCTAAAACAACTCGAAGTTTTTGTTGCGATTGCAAAGTCTGGAAATGTTAGTCATGCCGCTAAAAAAATGTTTCTCTCGCAATCAGCTTGTAGCATGGCACTTGCAACACTTGAAGAACAATTAGAAGGCTCTATCTTTGATAGACATGGAAAACAATTGTTTTTAAATGAAAGAGGTCGGTCTTTATTGCCTAAAGCAACAACCATCATATCCCAAATAAAAGAACTTAAAGATATGATGACTGAAAACAAAAAGGATAATTTATCAGGTCAATTAGTTATAGGTGCAAGCAAAACCATTGGTAACTATTTATTACCCCAGCTTATTTCTGAATTTACGGTTGAACATCAAAACATACAAATCAAATTAGAAATAGCTAACACGGAAGTTATTTTATCTAAGTTACTTTCGTTCCATATTGATGTAGCACTCATAGAGGCAAATTGTTACTCTGAGAAAGTTAATACCTACCCCTGGAGAAAAGATGAACTAGTGATTGTCGCTTCTCCGAAAAATCCTTTAAGTAAAAAAAAGAAACTTACTTTATCTGATATCGTTAATGCACGATGGCTGCTTCGAGAAGCAAGCTCCCAAACCCGCAGAAAACTCGAAGAGGCTATTGGCGGAAAAATAAGACCTTTCTTAGAGTTAGATGATACTGAAGCACTTAAACAGGCCACTCAAGCCGGCTTAGGAATTAGCTGCCTCTCTAGAGTCGTAGTAGGGGAGCACTTAAAAAATAATAAATTAATAGAGCTAAGAACTCCTTTTTTAAACCTAAGTCGTGAATTTCACATCTTAATTCATAAAGAAAAATACCAGTCCATCATTATTTCCGAATTCCTAAAAAAATGCGCTTAG
- a CDS encoding biotin--[acetyl-CoA-carboxylase] ligase has product MSLLKSTLNLFSDGKFHSEKEISHFLGLPRCIIPDTLQQLLEPSIHFEKIEDKGYRIPGGLELLNEKLIFNELGHANSLLKHLEILNEINSTNTYLLEKKATSKTMAVFAEQQTAGRGQFNRSWLSPGFGKNIALSILYQLPNKPDQLKGLSLVIGIAIVHALQEYGLKEIKLKWPNDIVHHTKKLAGVLIEIKNSSKPGFSSIVIGIGLNLYNPTTSPEAIKQTITDIHSIQKLAPQRNRLAGLLLKNCLITLSEFQIKGFSAFIESWHQLDSLKDKPIRIETAKELQEGIARGVNSQGQLCIDIDGEVHCFSSGEVRILHNYCPENC; this is encoded by the coding sequence ATGTCGTTGCTTAAATCTACATTAAATTTATTTTCAGATGGTAAATTCCACTCCGAAAAAGAAATCAGCCATTTTTTAGGTCTACCTCGCTGCATTATTCCTGATACCTTGCAGCAACTTTTAGAGCCTAGTATTCATTTCGAAAAAATTGAAGATAAAGGCTATCGTATTCCTGGGGGATTAGAATTACTCAATGAAAAATTAATTTTCAATGAACTTGGCCATGCCAATTCATTACTTAAACATTTAGAAATTTTAAACGAGATCAATTCTACCAATACCTATCTCCTAGAAAAAAAAGCGACTTCAAAAACAATGGCTGTTTTTGCGGAACAGCAAACGGCGGGACGAGGTCAATTTAATCGATCTTGGTTATCACCCGGCTTTGGAAAGAATATCGCTTTATCTATCCTATATCAGCTACCCAATAAACCAGATCAATTAAAAGGTTTGAGTTTAGTCATAGGTATTGCCATTGTGCATGCCTTGCAAGAATATGGCTTAAAAGAAATCAAACTTAAATGGCCGAATGATATTGTCCACCATACCAAAAAATTAGCCGGGGTTTTAATTGAAATAAAAAATTCGTCAAAACCTGGATTCTCTTCTATTGTAATCGGTATTGGGCTTAATCTTTATAATCCCACTACGAGCCCCGAGGCCATTAAGCAAACCATTACGGATATCCATTCCATTCAAAAACTAGCCCCTCAGCGAAATCGACTTGCCGGGCTGCTACTGAAAAACTGTTTGATTACACTTTCTGAGTTTCAAATTAAAGGCTTCTCTGCCTTTATAGAATCGTGGCATCAGCTCGACAGCCTAAAAGATAAACCGATTCGAATAGAAACCGCAAAAGAGTTACAAGAAGGAATCGCTCGGGGCGTTAATTCTCAAGGCCAGCTTTGTATTGATATTGATGGAGAAGTACATTGTTTTAGCAGTGGTGAAGTTCGTATACTACATAATTATTGCCCTGAAAATTGCTAA
- a CDS encoding YifB family Mg chelatase-like AAA ATPase, giving the protein MSLAIVQTRASTGIKAPAVNVETHISNGLPSLSIVGLAEKEVKESRERVRSAILNSRFEFPIRRITINLAPADLPKQGGRFDLAIALGILAASKQIPNDSLGSYEFIGELGLSGELRPVSAILPFALEAYKANHKIILPADNALEASLSQHTMILPAKNILQICSHLHAKEFLSPYKREFETANTSAIQADLADVFGQLHAKRALEIAASGKHSLLLIGPPGTGKTMLATRLMSLLPPLSDEEALEIATVRSISEKGFKLRDWKSAAFRSPHHTASSIALVGGGSPPRPGEISLAHQGVLFLDELPEFNKQVLESLREPLESGTITISRAARQAEFPANFQLIAAMNPCPCGYLGSITNRCECSTTQIQRYHRKLSGPFLDRIDMQVRVDLIDKNHFLKKLPSETSATVRARVQKARKKQYYDRGILNNNLSGKALEKACKLSKKDQAILEKAFAEFQLSARAYHRILRIARTIADLTGCEQIQNPHLMEALSYRRSLFHSK; this is encoded by the coding sequence ATGTCATTAGCTATCGTGCAAACACGTGCAAGCACTGGAATTAAAGCCCCGGCTGTTAACGTTGAAACCCATATTTCCAATGGCTTACCTAGTTTATCTATTGTTGGCCTAGCTGAAAAAGAAGTAAAAGAGAGTCGGGAGCGGGTACGCAGTGCAATTTTAAACTCCCGATTTGAATTTCCAATTCGACGGATTACCATCAATCTTGCTCCTGCCGATCTCCCCAAACAAGGTGGACGCTTTGATTTAGCCATTGCATTAGGAATTCTAGCGGCTTCTAAACAAATTCCAAACGACTCACTGGGAAGTTATGAATTTATTGGTGAATTAGGTTTATCTGGTGAATTACGTCCTGTTTCAGCTATATTACCTTTTGCACTCGAAGCCTATAAAGCAAATCACAAAATTATATTGCCCGCCGATAATGCATTAGAGGCTAGCTTAAGCCAACATACCATGATATTGCCGGCAAAAAATATCTTACAAATCTGTTCACATCTTCATGCTAAAGAGTTTTTATCACCTTATAAACGTGAATTTGAAACTGCTAACACTAGCGCCATTCAAGCAGATTTAGCAGATGTTTTTGGACAGCTACATGCAAAACGCGCACTTGAAATCGCTGCTAGCGGCAAACATAGTTTATTGCTGATAGGCCCACCGGGAACTGGAAAAACCATGTTAGCAACTCGCTTAATGAGTTTGTTACCTCCATTAAGCGATGAAGAAGCCTTGGAAATAGCAACCGTTCGATCTATTTCCGAAAAAGGATTTAAACTTCGTGATTGGAAATCAGCCGCTTTCCGTTCACCCCATCATACTGCTTCTAGTATTGCACTCGTTGGTGGCGGCAGCCCACCTAGGCCAGGTGAAATTTCCTTAGCGCACCAAGGCGTTTTATTTCTCGATGAATTACCCGAATTTAATAAACAAGTTTTGGAGTCTTTACGCGAGCCATTAGAGTCAGGGACTATTACTATCTCACGTGCCGCTCGTCAGGCCGAATTCCCAGCTAACTTTCAACTCATTGCTGCAATGAATCCTTGTCCTTGTGGATACTTAGGAAGCATAACAAATCGTTGTGAGTGCTCTACAACACAGATTCAACGCTACCACAGAAAACTATCTGGACCCTTTTTGGATCGTATCGATATGCAAGTGAGAGTCGATCTAATCGATAAAAATCATTTCTTAAAAAAATTACCCTCCGAAACCAGTGCTACAGTTAGGGCTCGTGTACAAAAAGCACGCAAAAAACAATATTATGATCGAGGGATATTAAATAATAATTTGTCGGGTAAAGCCTTAGAAAAAGCTTGTAAACTTTCTAAAAAAGATCAAGCAATACTAGAAAAGGCCTTTGCTGAATTTCAACTTTCAGCACGTGCCTATCACCGTATTTTACGTATTGCCAGAACTATTGCTGATTTAACAGGCTGTGAACAAATACAAAATCCTCACCTTATGGAGGCATTAAGCTATAGGAGATCACTATTTCATTCCAAATAA
- the ubiK gene encoding ubiquinone biosynthesis accessory factor UbiK has protein sequence MLDMNFINDIAKQFSDKLPPGAKKFKHDLDKNFRAVVQSMLAKLDLVTREEFNVQKNVLAKTRAKINALAKQLEQLEEHTPKAKLNKKNK, from the coding sequence ATGCTCGATATGAATTTTATAAATGATATAGCAAAGCAATTTAGTGACAAGCTTCCCCCTGGCGCAAAAAAATTCAAACATGATCTCGATAAAAATTTTCGTGCTGTCGTGCAAAGTATGCTGGCGAAACTCGACTTAGTCACCCGCGAAGAATTTAATGTCCAAAAAAACGTTTTAGCAAAAACTCGTGCTAAAATAAATGCATTAGCAAAACAATTAGAACAGTTAGAAGAACATACTCCAAAAGCAAAGCTAAATAAAAAGAATAAATAG
- a CDS encoding bifunctional aminoglycoside phosphotransferase/ATP-binding protein, with product MPTNVLIKNLLSNSLYEHPVSQTRLIETHVSWVILTGKYAYKIKKTVDFGFLDFSTLEKRKHFCEEELRLGQQFASEIYLNVVPITGTLDHPQINGTGPILEYAIKMLEFPQENLLSTLLKQGGLTENIIDQLSKLIAEFHQKTPIAAKESRFGQPEEVHAPSKQNFEQIAPLLTNPTDINQLKRLEIWSEQQFKQLQPSLQSRKDHGFIRDCHGDLHLANIIFYKNKPILFDRLEFNEDLRWTDVIADLAFLMMDLTEKKQPGFANQLLNTYLHYTGDYEGLALLPYYLTYRAVVRAKIALFRLKQEKLGDEEKKEIQNDYYNFINLAESYTQPVKPSLIITHGFAGSGKTTVAKECVTHCGAIQINSDIIRKNLFDIPLHGHSNSGLNSGIYTAEATKETYKKLSDLTEIIIKAGFTTLVDATFLQHSQRTCFYSLAKKMQIPFYILHCQVNNTEIEQRIKRRLNNPNSDSEADLTILIEQKKNNEPLTSLEKEHTLLIKDKQILSKNILDKICPRVHFDALS from the coding sequence ATGCCTACAAACGTCTTGATAAAAAATCTACTTTCCAATTCGCTTTATGAGCATCCTGTCTCTCAGACCCGACTCATCGAAACGCATGTTTCTTGGGTTATTTTGACAGGCAAATATGCTTATAAAATAAAAAAAACCGTTGATTTTGGATTTTTAGATTTCTCTACATTAGAAAAACGAAAACATTTCTGTGAAGAAGAACTACGATTAGGTCAACAATTTGCTTCAGAAATTTACCTGAATGTTGTACCCATTACAGGAACCCTGGATCATCCACAGATTAATGGCACAGGCCCTATTTTAGAATATGCCATCAAGATGCTAGAATTTCCACAAGAAAACCTATTAAGTACATTATTAAAACAAGGCGGCTTGACAGAAAACATCATTGACCAACTCAGCAAGTTAATAGCCGAATTTCATCAAAAAACGCCTATTGCTGCAAAAGAATCCCGCTTTGGGCAACCCGAAGAGGTTCATGCACCCAGCAAGCAAAATTTCGAACAAATAGCGCCTTTATTAACCAATCCTACCGATATTAATCAATTAAAACGCTTAGAAATATGGTCTGAACAACAGTTTAAGCAACTGCAACCTTCATTACAGTCAAGAAAAGACCACGGCTTTATTCGTGACTGTCATGGCGATCTCCACTTGGCAAATATTATTTTTTATAAAAACAAACCGATTCTTTTTGATCGTTTAGAATTCAATGAGGATTTAAGATGGACCGATGTCATTGCGGATCTGGCGTTCTTAATGATGGATTTAACAGAAAAAAAACAACCCGGTTTTGCAAATCAACTACTTAATACTTACCTACATTATACAGGAGATTACGAAGGACTTGCCTTATTGCCTTATTATCTTACTTACCGTGCAGTAGTACGGGCTAAAATCGCTTTATTTCGTTTAAAGCAAGAAAAATTGGGTGATGAAGAGAAAAAAGAAATACAAAACGATTATTATAATTTTATTAACCTCGCAGAATCGTATACACAACCAGTAAAACCTTCTCTCATTATCACACATGGATTTGCTGGCTCTGGAAAAACAACCGTTGCAAAAGAATGTGTTACACATTGTGGCGCCATTCAAATAAACTCCGACATTATACGAAAAAATCTATTTGATATACCCTTACATGGCCACTCTAACTCTGGTTTAAATAGCGGCATTTATACGGCTGAAGCAACAAAAGAAACCTATAAAAAACTTAGCGATTTAACAGAAATAATTATTAAAGCCGGTTTCACAACACTCGTTGACGCGACTTTTCTGCAGCATTCGCAACGAACTTGCTTTTACTCTTTGGCAAAAAAAATGCAAATACCTTTTTATATATTACATTGCCAAGTCAATAACACTGAGATAGAACAACGAATTAAGCGTCGTTTAAACAATCCCAACAGCGATTCTGAAGCAGATTTGACTATTTTAATAGAACAGAAAAAAAATAATGAACCTCTAACCAGTTTAGAAAAAGAACATACACTCCTAATTAAAGATAAACAAATTTTATCAAAAAATATTTTAGATAAAATTTGTCCGCGCGTTCATTTTGATGCACTATCGTAA
- the cfa gene encoding cyclopropane fatty acyl phospholipid synthase, protein MDLQRAKKCVQELLLEAGITINGKNPSDIQVYNEAFYSRILKDPILGLGETYVAKWWDCEQLDQFFYYLLRAGVEEGIKKNTCFLPYILKTKLLAIFMRSWNLQAKSRAFEVGIRHYDKGNVLYQTMLDKYLTYSCGYWKEAGNLDEAQQAKLALTCEKLQLRPGMQVLDIGCGWGSFCRYAAENYHVSVLGITVSKEQYQYAKDFCSGLSVEIRLVDYRSIQGSFDRVCSIGMFEHVGPKNYLNYMQLIHRCLKKEGLFLLHTIGSNTSQYFPNPWIHKYIFPNGVLPSIQQIGKASEGLFVMEDWHNFGAYYDQTLMAWYANFSENWDSLQKYYDASFYRLWKYYLLACAGAFRARDIQLWQVVFSKGGVIKGYDSIR, encoded by the coding sequence ATGGATTTGCAGCGAGCTAAAAAATGTGTTCAAGAATTGTTACTTGAGGCTGGAATAACAATCAATGGTAAAAATCCATCGGATATTCAGGTCTATAATGAAGCATTTTATAGCCGTATTTTAAAAGATCCCATTCTAGGCTTAGGTGAGACCTACGTTGCTAAATGGTGGGATTGCGAACAGTTAGATCAGTTTTTTTATTACCTTTTAAGAGCAGGCGTGGAAGAGGGAATAAAAAAAAATACATGCTTTTTGCCTTATATTTTAAAAACCAAGCTGCTAGCAATTTTTATGCGTAGCTGGAATTTACAAGCTAAGTCACGCGCTTTTGAAGTGGGTATACGGCATTACGATAAAGGGAACGTATTATACCAAACGATGTTAGATAAATACCTAACATATAGTTGTGGCTATTGGAAAGAGGCTGGCAATTTAGATGAGGCGCAACAAGCTAAACTTGCTTTGACGTGTGAAAAATTACAATTAAGACCAGGAATGCAGGTTTTAGATATTGGCTGTGGGTGGGGTAGTTTTTGTCGATATGCAGCAGAAAATTATCATGTTTCTGTATTAGGCATTACCGTATCAAAGGAACAATACCAATATGCTAAAGATTTTTGTAGCGGGCTTTCTGTAGAAATTCGCTTAGTGGACTATCGATCTATTCAGGGTTCTTTTGATCGTGTTTGTTCTATTGGTATGTTTGAACATGTGGGACCTAAAAATTATCTTAATTATATGCAACTTATTCATCGTTGTTTAAAAAAAGAGGGGTTATTTTTACTACATACGATTGGGAGTAATACATCGCAGTATTTCCCTAATCCATGGATTCATAAGTATATCTTCCCTAATGGGGTTTTACCTTCGATTCAACAAATTGGTAAAGCTAGTGAAGGACTTTTTGTGATGGAGGATTGGCATAATTTTGGCGCTTATTATGATCAGACCTTAATGGCCTGGTATGCTAATTTTTCAGAAAACTGGGATTCTTTACAAAAATATTATGATGCATCCTTTTATCGGTTGTGGAAGTACTATTTGTTGGCTTGTGCAGGTGCTTTTAGAGCACGTGACATTCAGCTTTGGCAGGTTGTGTTTTCTAAGGGCGGTGTCATTAAGGGTTATGATTCTATACGATAA
- a CDS encoding RNA pyrophosphohydrolase — protein MIDSEGFRIGVGIIVANDCGQVLWARRIGQHAWQFPQGGMQCDETPEQALFRELYEELGLEDSDVKLLGGTKNWLYYWLPPHLRRSHVQPLCIGQKQKWFLLCLTGDPEKIRFDVTRSPEFDRWRWAPYWYPIRQVITFKRHVYRRALEELSSLLPVGSVQLKRMNKLVDSSTLVEKVE, from the coding sequence GTGATTGATTCAGAAGGCTTCCGTATAGGTGTGGGGATTATTGTTGCTAATGATTGTGGTCAGGTCCTCTGGGCGCGCCGCATTGGCCAACATGCTTGGCAGTTTCCTCAAGGCGGAATGCAATGTGATGAAACACCTGAACAAGCATTGTTTAGAGAGCTTTATGAAGAGCTAGGACTTGAAGATTCTGATGTGAAATTACTCGGCGGCACTAAAAATTGGTTATATTACTGGTTACCACCCCATTTGCGACGTTCGCATGTTCAACCTTTATGTATTGGACAGAAGCAAAAATGGTTTTTGTTATGTTTAACAGGCGATCCTGAAAAAATTCGCTTTGATGTTACACGTTCGCCCGAGTTTGATCGTTGGCGATGGGCTCCCTATTGGTACCCTATAAGACAAGTTATAACTTTTAAACGCCATGTTTATCGCCGAGCATTAGAAGAGCTATCAAGCTTACTGCCTGTAGGTAGTGTACAGCTAAAAAGGATGAATAAATTAGTGGATAGTTCAACGTTGGTAGAAAAAGTCGAATAA